In one Pseudomonas hydrolytica genomic region, the following are encoded:
- a CDS encoding xanthine phosphoribosyltransferase, with amino-acid sequence MESLKQKILSEGIVLSDQVLKVDAFLNHQIDPALMQQIGHEFAQRFAGQGITKIVTIEASGIAPAVMAGLELGIPVIFARKFQSLTLKDDLLISKVFSFTKQTESTIAISARHLTAADKVLVIDDFLANGHAAKALIDLIQQAGAQVAGIGIVIEKSFQEGRNLLESEGYRVESLARVAALENGQVRFLD; translated from the coding sequence ATGGAATCCTTGAAACAGAAGATACTCAGCGAAGGCATCGTCCTTTCCGATCAGGTGCTGAAGGTCGACGCCTTCCTCAACCACCAGATCGATCCGGCGCTGATGCAGCAGATCGGTCACGAGTTCGCCCAGCGCTTCGCCGGCCAGGGCATCACCAAGATCGTCACCATCGAGGCCTCCGGCATCGCCCCGGCGGTGATGGCCGGCCTCGAGCTGGGCATCCCGGTGATCTTCGCGCGCAAGTTCCAGTCGCTGACGCTCAAGGACGACCTGCTGATCTCCAAGGTGTTCTCCTTCACCAAACAGACCGAAAGCACCATCGCCATTTCCGCCCGTCACCTGACCGCTGCCGACAAGGTGCTGGTGATCGACGACTTCCTCGCCAACGGTCACGCCGCCAAGGCGCTGATCGACCTGATCCAGCAGGCCGGCGCCCAGGTGGCCGGCATCGGCATCGTCATCGAGAAATCCTTCCAGGAAGGCCGCAACCTGCTGGAGAGCGAAGGCTACCGCGTCGAGTCGCTGGCCCGGGTCGCGGCGCTGGAAAACGGCCAGGTACGTTTTCTCGACTGA